GTGCTTTTGAGCTCCTCCACACTGCTTTCCATTTCCTCGATGGTGATTTGCAGGCGGCGCTTGGTGTAGTGCAGCTCTTTTTCCAGGGCGGCTGCCGCATCCTTGTTCATTCCGTCGCCGAGGCTGGTTTTGCTCAGGCGCACCTTGCGGGGCGTGGGCTGGTCTTCGAACACGACCAGCAGCAGGCCGGCCAGCGTGTCGACTTCCTCCAGGTACTTCACCGTGATGCGCAGCAGCTGGTAGCCGCTTTCGGTCTTGACCCGCACGTTGTCGGCCACGGCGTCTTCGTGGGTGGCGGTGGCCTTGTGCACCAGGCCGCTGAGCTCGTAGTTGAGGTCTTCGCGGGCCATTTCAAACAGATTCATGCTGCCCAGACCCGGGGCCGGCTCCAGGTAGCGGCCGGTGCGCCCGTTCACGTACAGGATTTCGCCCCGAGCATTGATGACTACGGCCGGCGGCGTGTAGGTGCGCAGCAGTACTTTCTGCACCAAGGAAGCGAATGGGCCGTCTTTACGGGGAGCAATAGGGTGCATAGCGCTGTTGGCGGGGGCGTTGGAAGCCGTTTGGGGGGTCAGGGAAAAAGGGAAATTAACGATGCGCGGCAGGGGCGAAGAAGTTTCGGAGCGGCGCGAAATCTTCCACTTCACGTCCAGGGGCTGAAACAGATCCTGAAACCCGGTGAGGTTCTCCGACGGCCCCAGAAACAGCAAGCCGTTGGGGTTGAGGGCGTAGTGAAAGATGGGAATGATGTTTTTCTGCAGCTCGGCCGAGAGGTAAATCAGCAGGTTGCGGCAGCATACCAAATCAAGCCTGGTGAAGGGGGCATCCTTGTTCAGGTTGTGCAGGGCAAAGATGACCAGGTCGCGCACTTCCTTACGAATCAGGTAGTGGCCGTCGGTTTTCTGAAAAAACCGCTCCAGCCGCGCCGGGCTCACGTCGGCTTCGATGTTGGCCGGGTACAGGCCCGCGCGGGCAAAGTCAATGCCCTCGGCGTTGATGTCGGTGGCGAAAATCTGGATTTTGAGGTGGCGCGTGGGGTCGATGCCGTCCATGGCTTCGAGCAGGGTCATGGCCAGGGAATAGGCTTCCTCCCCGGTAGAGCAGCCCGGGGCCCACACCCGCACCACGCTGTCGGCGGGCTTGGCGCGCAGAACGGGCAGCAGCCGCACCTTCAGCAAATCGAAAGCTTGCTTGTCGCGGAAAAACTTGGTGACGCCGATCAGCAGCTCCTTGAACAGGGCCTCTACCTCCGAGGGAGTTTCCTGCAAAAAGCGCACGTAGTGGGTGAACTCCTGAATCTGGTGGGAGTTCATGCGCCGCTCGATGCGCCGAAACACGGTATTGCGCTTGTAGAAGCTGAAGTCGTGCCCGGTCTGGGTCCGGATCAGGGTAAAGATTTTCTGCAGGGCGTGGGCCGGCTGGGAGGCCGACTCGGCCACTTCGCGCCGGGGCCGGGCTCCCAGGGGCTTGTTTACGTATTCGAGGAGCTTGGCCGGCAGCTGTTCGGCGGGCAGCACGTAGTCCACAAACTCGGTGGCAATGGCCGAGCGGGGCATGCTGTCGTACTCGGCCGTATCGGGAGCCTGCACCATCACCATCCCGAAGTTTTCCATCACCATTTTCAGCCCCACGGTGCCGTCGGTGCCCAGGCCCGACAAGACGATGCACACGGCCCGCTCCCGGGCGTCCTTGGCCAGGCTCTGGAAGAAGTAGTCGATGGGCAGGCGCTTGCCCCGGGGCTGTTCGGGGGCAAACAGCAGCAGCGTGCCGTGCAGAATGCTCAAGTCACGGTCGGGCGGAATCACGTAGACGTGGTTGGGCCGCACCTTCTGCCCGTCGGTGGCTTCCAGCACCAGCATGCTCGTGTTTTGCTGCAACACCTGGGCCAGCTGACTGGGCTGATCGGGCATCAGGTGCAGCACCACCACGAAGGCAATGCCACTGCCGGGGGGCATGTGTTGGAAAAACTTTTCCAGCGCCCCTACCGAGCCTGCCGAGCCGCCCAGCCCCACGATGGTAAACTTTTCGTTCGGCTTTTCCTGGCGCTCCGCCTCGCGCAGCTGCTGCTGCGAAGGCTGGGGCTCCAGGGGTAAGTCGGCGGGGGCAACGGGCAGGATGGTTTCCTCCTCGTCGGAATTGGCTTGGGCGGGTGTCTTCATCTTTGAGCGGAGTCGTAGCTGAGGCGGCTTCGGTCAAGCGTCTGCTGAGGGTTTCCGCGCACTAAGGGCTTACGACAATTCTTCAAAAGTACGCACAAAAAAGTCACCGGCGGGGTTTCAAAGGCTGCTTCCGCCTGCTACACATCGGCAAGCGCCACCATATCCAGATGGCGTGGGGCTGCGTACATCTAAAAGACTTTCCTGCTTTTGTCGGTGGCTTGCCACCGCCTTTCATCCTCTTATTTCTACTTCGTGGACCATCCTACCCACG
Above is a genomic segment from Hymenobacter cellulosivorans containing:
- a CDS encoding CheR family methyltransferase — translated: MKTPAQANSDEEETILPVAPADLPLEPQPSQQQLREAERQEKPNEKFTIVGLGGSAGSVGALEKFFQHMPPGSGIAFVVVLHLMPDQPSQLAQVLQQNTSMLVLEATDGQKVRPNHVYVIPPDRDLSILHGTLLLFAPEQPRGKRLPIDYFFQSLAKDARERAVCIVLSGLGTDGTVGLKMVMENFGMVMVQAPDTAEYDSMPRSAIATEFVDYVLPAEQLPAKLLEYVNKPLGARPRREVAESASQPAHALQKIFTLIRTQTGHDFSFYKRNTVFRRIERRMNSHQIQEFTHYVRFLQETPSEVEALFKELLIGVTKFFRDKQAFDLLKVRLLPVLRAKPADSVVRVWAPGCSTGEEAYSLAMTLLEAMDGIDPTRHLKIQIFATDINAEGIDFARAGLYPANIEADVSPARLERFFQKTDGHYLIRKEVRDLVIFALHNLNKDAPFTRLDLVCCRNLLIYLSAELQKNIIPIFHYALNPNGLLFLGPSENLTGFQDLFQPLDVKWKISRRSETSSPLPRIVNFPFSLTPQTASNAPANSAMHPIAPRKDGPFASLVQKVLLRTYTPPAVVINARGEILYVNGRTGRYLEPAPGLGSMNLFEMAREDLNYELSGLVHKATATHEDAVADNVRVKTESGYQLLRITVKYLEEVDTLAGLLLVVFEDQPTPRKVRLSKTSLGDGMNKDAAAALEKELHYTKRRLQITIEEMESSVEELKSTNEELQSANEELQSTNEEAMTNKEEMQSLNEELMTLNMQYLSKTEELSMAANDMKNLLDATEIATIFLDNDMVIKRFTPSVSRIIKLLPSDAGRPITHFASNLRHENLAADIQQVLDRLVSIDSNIQTTTGEWYAMRILPYRTLDNYISGTVITFTDISGLKHLEEQLQETSRFANSIIETVREPLLVLDQHLHILTASRSFAQIFEVDADAVRHLSLAKLQGGAWNQPELRRHLQTLLDRQAEEFNGLALTLLLPGTEPREVVVHGRRIMSEGHETGRLLLGVEQKEAGR